In a genomic window of Oncorhynchus keta strain PuntledgeMale-10-30-2019 chromosome 28, Oket_V2, whole genome shotgun sequence:
- the LOC118382767 gene encoding amiloride-sensitive amine oxidase [copper-containing]-like produces MAMRCFCLLLVLLLALDVCEGDHGREWAHHGASMFADLTPNEMRDVRDYLQGKPELGLTAARGKSLKKNSILLMELHLPRKHEALRALDWGQAKPMRQARVVVQFGNQSQPNITEIIVSPLPFPTSYREKTFKGDKPIRFESRPITEAEYSHIIDILQKITAKVHKVLFETTGGFSFHNCTDRCLTFSDIAPRGLESGERRTWIMLQKFVEGYFIHPVGFEVLVNHKDLNPERWTVEKVWYNGQYFDKVEELADQYEKGTLEKVKLPDHDDKDLYSTYIPRGHSNTRTDIHGPKLVEPQGPRYHVDGNFVEYAGWSFAFRVRSSAGLQIFDLRFNGERIAYEVSLQEAIAFYSGDTPAAMQTKYIDAGWAMGTLDYELAPGIDCPEIATFLDLHHYYDTDKPVHYKNALCVFEMTTGMPLRRHFNNNFQGGYNFFGGLENHVLVLRTTSTVYNYDYIWDFLFYQNGVMESRVSATGYIHATFFTPNGLHYGSKVYNYVLGNLHTHLIHYKVDLDIAGRKNSFESMNLKYVNFTNPWSHKHSVVQSKLVKTQHQTERGAAFRFGKKFPRYVHFYNPNEKNKWGHQKGYRIQYKSHADSVLPRGWMEENGISWSRYPLAVTRHKDSEPTSSSIYTQNDPWEPVVSFEDYIRNDESIINQDLVAWVTVGFLHVPHSEDIPNTATPGNAVGFFLRPFNFFDEDPSLASRSTVIVRQVKEGKPKVQRWTPEVVGHCVTDRPFFYNGTYAGV; encoded by the exons ATGGCCATGAGGTGCTTCTGTCTGCTGCTGGTGCTGCTGCTCGCTCTGGATGTGTGTGAAGGTGACCATGGTCGGGAGTGGGCTCACCACGGGGCATCAATGTTCGCCGACCTGACCCCCAATGAGATGCGCGACGTCCGGGACTACCTGCAAGGCAAGCCAGAGTTGGGACTGACAGCGGCCCGGGGCAAGTCCCTGAAGAAGAATAGCATTCTGCTGATGGAGCTCCACCTGCCCCGCAAGCACGAGGCACTGAGGGCCCTGGATTGGGGCCAGGCCAAGCCCATGCGCCAGGCCAGGGTGGTGGTGCAGTTCGGGAACCAGTCCCAGCCCAACATCACCGAGATCATTGTGAGTCCACTTCCCTTCCCTACTTCGTACAGGGAGAAGACCTTCAAGGGAGACAAGCCCATTCGGTTTGAGTCACGGCCCATTACAGAGGCTGAGTACTCGCACATCATCGACATCTTGCAGAAGATCACCGCCAAGGTCCACAAGGTGCTGTTTGAGACCACGGGGGGATTTTCCTTCCACAACTGTACCGACCGCTGCCTGACGTTCTCTGACATTGCACCCCGTGGTTTGGAGTCGGGTGAGAGGAGGACCTGGATCATGCTGCAGAAGTTTGTGGAGGGCTACTTCATCCATCCTGTGGGCTTTGAGGTCCTGGTGAACCATAAAGACCTGAACCCCGAGCGCTGGACGGTGGAGAAGGTGTGGTACAATGGACAGTACTTTGACAAGGTGGAGGAACTGGCGGACCAATACGAGAAAGGAACACTGGAGAAAGTCAAACTTCCTGACCATGACGACAAGGACTTGTACTCCACTTACATTCCCCGTGGGCACAGCAACACCCGCACCGACATCCACGGGCCCAAGCTGGTGGAGCCCCAAGGCCCTCGGTACCATGTGGATGGAAACTTTGTGGAATATGCAGGCTGGTCCTTTGCCTTCCGTGTCCGCTCCTCAGCCGGCCTCCAGATCTTCGACCTGCGCTTCAACGGGGAGCGCATCGCCTACGAGGTCAGTCTCCAGGAGGCCATTGCCTTCTATTCGGGCGATACCCCCGCCGCCATGCAGACCAAATACATTGACGCCGGCTGGGCCATGGGCACCCTGGACTACGAGCTGGCGCCTGGCATCGACTGCCCTGAAATCGCCACCTTTCTAGACCTGCACCATTACTACGATACGGACAAGCCTGTACATTACAAGAATgccctgtgtgtgtttgagatgaCCACGGGGATGCCTCTGAGGAGGCACTTCAACAATAACTTCCAAGGGGGCTACAACTTTTTCGGGGGTCTGGAGAACCATGTGCTGGTGCTTCGTACCACCTCCACCGTCTATAACTACGACTACATCTGGGACTTCCTCTTCTATCAGAACGGAGTGATGGAGTCCAGGGTCAGTGCCACCGGTTACATCCACGCCACTTTCTTCACGCCTAACGGACTACACTACGGGTCCAAGGTGTATAACTACGTTCTGGGCAACCTTCACACGCATCTCATCCACTACAAGGTTGACCTTGATATTGCTG GTCGGAAGAACAGCTTTGAGTCGATGAACCTCAAGTATGTGAACTTCACGAACCCGTGGAGCCATAAACATTCCGTCGTCCAATCCAAGCTCGTCAAGACCCAGCACCAGACGGAACGCGGCGCTGCCTTCCGCTTCGGCAAGAAGTTCCCCCGCTACGTGCACTTCTACAATCCCAACGAGAAGAACAAGTGGGGTCACCAGAAGGGCTACCGCATCCAGTACAAGTCCCACGCCGACAGTGTGCTGCCCCGTGGCTGGATGGAGGAGAACGGCATCAGCTGGTCCAG ATACCCATTGGCTGTGACCAGACACAAGGACAGTGAGCCCACCAGCAGTAGTATCTACACTCAGAACGACCCCTGGGAGCCGGTGGTCTCCTTTGAGGACTACATTCGCAACGATGAAAGCATCATTAACCAG GACCTGGTTGCCTGGGTGACGGTGGGCTTCCTGCACGTGCCCCACTCAGAGGACATCCCCAATACGGCGACGCCCGGGAATGCCGTGGGCTTCTTCCTACGTCCCTTCAACTTTTTCGACGAGGACCCCTCTCTGGCGTCCCGCAGTACCGTCATCGTCCGGCAAGTCAAAGAGGGAAAGCCCAAGGTCCAGAGATGGACCCCAGAGGTTGTAGGTCACTGTGTGACTGACAGGCCTTTCTTCTACAACGGCACCTACGCAGGAGTCTGA